The following proteins are co-located in the Ficedula albicollis isolate OC2 chromosome 27, FicAlb1.5, whole genome shotgun sequence genome:
- the LOC101811934 gene encoding keratin, type I cytoskeletal 19-like, which yields MSCSIKQTTGSLRGRTSGGSCVVGGGGGGARISSVSSGRYTSCGIGGSRGFSGRSYCGGVNYGGGLSTGSLVGGNYGGGLGAAVLGGCPGMGFSGGSARFGGGMGGGMGMGLGGGGFAGDGILLSGDEKVTMQNLNDRLASYLDKVRCLEQENADLECRIREWYAKQGPFCEPRDYSCYYKEIEDLQNQIVCATIDNNKIILNIDNSRMTADDFRVKYETELALRQSVEADINGLRQVLDQLTLCRSDLEAQLESLREELCCLKKNHEEEMCCLRKQSTGDVSVEVNACPGPDLRKILEEMRCQYETLIERNRKEVEDWYECKIEEVNREVITSGQEVETCNNQVTELRRQLQALEIDLQAQLSQRDNLESSLAETECRYNNHLAELQSQITCVEQQLADLRAEMECQNQEYKILLDVKCRLEQEIHTYRCLLEGGQQDLIQQGGIGQSSGLGGGVARSSGIGGGGIIRTSHTYTSSAQIPSCAAAEIQVPCRRICD from the exons ATGAGCTGTAGTATTAAGCAGACAACTGGCTCTCTCAGGGGCAGGACCAGCGGGGGCAGCTGTGTggttggtggtggtggtggcgGAGCGCGGATCTCCTCGGTCTCCTCTGGAAGATACACGAGCTGCGGGATAGGCGGGAGCCGAGGCTTTTCTGGGAGGAGCTACTGCGGCGGTGTGAATTACGGAGGAGgactgagcactggcagctTGGTCGGTGGCAACTACGGAGGTGGCTTAGGAGCCGCTGTCCTCGGAGGATGTCCTGGCATGGGGTTCAGTGGTGGCAGCGCTCGCTTTGGCGGTGGCATGGGAGGTGGCATGGGGATGGGTCTTGGTGGAGGTGGTTTTGCTGGTGATGGCATTCTTCTTTCTGGTGACGAGAAGGTCACCATGCAAAACCTGAATGATCGCCTGGCTTCTTACCTGGACAAGGTGAGGTGCCTGGAACAAGAGAATGCTGACCTGGAGTGCAGGATCAGGGAGTGGTACGCCAAGCAGGGCCCTTTTTGTGAGCCACGGGACTACAGCTGCTATTATAAAGAAATAGAAGATCTTCAGAACCAG ATTGTCTGTGCAACCATAGACAACAACAAGATCATTCTGAACATCGATAACAGCAGGATGACAGCCGACGACTTCCGAGTGAA GTACGAGACGGAGCTGGCACTGCGCCAGAGCGTGGAGGCCGACATCAATGGGCTGCGCCAGGTGCTGGACCAGCTGACGCTGTGCAGGTCTGAcctggaggcacagctggagtcGCTGCGggaggagctctgctgcctgaagAAGAACCATGAGGAG GAAATGTGCTGTCTGAGGAAGCAATCGACAGGAGATGTGAGCGTGGAGGTAAatgcctgccctggcccagaCCTCAGGAAGATCCTGGAGGAGATGAGGTGCCAGTATGAGACGCTGATTGAACGCAACCGCAAAGAAGTCGAGGATTGGTACGAGTGCAAG ATTGAGGAGGTGAATCGGGAGGTTATTACGAGTGGTCAGGAGGTGGAGACGTGCAACAACCAGGTGACTGAACTGAGACGCCAATTGCAAGCGCTGGAAATCGATCTCcaagctcagctcagccag AGGGACAATCTGGAGTCCTCACTGGCTGAGACAGAGTGTCGCTACAACAACCAccttgctgagctgcagagccagaTCACCTGcgtggagcagcagctggctgacCTGCGGGCAGAGATGGAGTGCCAGAACCAAGAGTACAAGATCCTGCTGGACGTCAAGTGCCGCCTGGAGCAGGAGATCCACACGTACCGCTGCCTGCTGGAGGGTGGTCAGCAGGACCTTAT TCAGCAAGGAGGAATTGGTCAGTCTTCAGGTCTAGGAGGAGGAGTTGCAAGAAGCAGTGGGATAGGAGGAGGAGGCATCATTAGGACAAGCCACACTTATACTTCATCTGCCCAGATCCCATCCTGTGCAGCTGCGGAGATCCAAG TGCCTTGCCGAAGGATTTGTGATTAA